The following are encoded together in the Zingiber officinale cultivar Zhangliang chromosome 8A, Zo_v1.1, whole genome shotgun sequence genome:
- the LOC122011141 gene encoding uncharacterized protein LOC122011141 has protein sequence MATNQQQITLNVYVNKMKNCVAFVESDLDFVDVLFSFLTLPVGTIVRLLKKQSSLGCFDKLYQGVDNKYLATAACRLMLTKPVNSSRVKCQKLKINIDEIGKLFTCASKICSYRALSYYSSLEHCRCGHHMDRKISYDLNRDYVNYEECRGVFIKGNKFLVTDSLLVESLEHAKSSFVGPYGVWNGLEERSITIEQAQVLQILKRSLISDTPLTDVLLRNEEDIPPRLSVPPPVVKTVAIKASDKENKIYKIKLALVGNRVMYAEAGQDFVDVILSFLTFPLGALKKHLGSRFKIACLNNLYGSAERLASSGFVVEGCEENLLNPKLAPYFNCKHQVIGVEVDKEPLYFACDYRCRLSAKRYNCYSPGHSGIKAKRALLIDPKTSTEGLNFSEGSFCKQITYMVSDELVVTPFSFTPVFSLHRNISEPVKMVELGIDKEEVLDLLDAALSSSTALTDAFFDRANAALG, from the exons ATGGCCACTAATCAGCAGCAAATCACCCTCAATGTCTATGTGAACAAGATGAAGAACTGCGTTGCTTTTGTCGAATCGGACTTGGATTTCGTAGATGTTCTCTTCAGCTTTCTCACGCTGCCTGTCGGCACCATTGTCCGTCTTCTGAAAAAACAGTCGTCGTTGGGTTGCTTCGATAAGCTTTACCAAGGCGTTGATAACAAATACCTTGCGACCGCAGCGTGCAGATTGATGTTGACGAAGCCGGTGAACTCATCTCGAGTTAAATGCCAGAAGCTAAAGATTAATATCGATGAAATTGGAAAGTTATTCACATGCGCATCCAAAATTTGCTCATATCGTGCGCTCAGCTATTATTCAAGCCTCGAACATTGTCGTTGTGGTCATCACATGGACAGGAAAATTAGCTACGATCTGAATCGAGATTATGTTAATTACGAAGAGTGTCGTGGCGTATTCATCAAGGGGAATAAATTTCTTGTTACTGATTCGCTTTTGGTAGAATCTCTTGAGCACGCCAAGTCGTCTTTTGTCGGTCCCTATGGTGTCTGGAACGGCCTCGAAGAGAGATCGATAACAATCGAACAAGCACAG GTTTTGCAAATTCTTAAAAGATCTCTCATTTCCGACACTCCACTGACTGATGTTTTATTGCGCAATGAGGAAGATATCCCCCCTAGGCTTTCAGTTCCTCCTCCTGTGGTAAAAACAGTCGCAATCAAGGCGTCTGACAAGGAGAATAAGATCTACAAAATCAAGTTGGCCCTTGTGGGGAACAGGGTGATGTATGCTGAAGCTGGCCAGGACTTTGTCGATGTTATTTTAAGTTTCCTCACGTTTCCGTTGGGTGCTTTGAAGAAGCATTTGGGTAGTCGATTCAAGATTGCATGCCTCAATAACTTGTACGGCAGTGCTGAGCGTTTGGCTTCCTCAGGTTTCGTGGTTGAAGGCTGCGAAGAGAACCTGCTTAATCCCAAGCTCGCACCGTATTTCAACTGCAAGCATCAAGTCATTGGAGTAGAAGTGGATAAGGAACCACTCTACTTCGCATGTGACTACCGCTGCAGACTAAGCGCAAAGAGGTACAACTGCTACTCACCTGGCCATTCGGGTATTAAGGCAAAACGGGCACTGCTTATAGATCCCAAAACATCAACCGAGGGATTAAATTTTTCTGAGGGAAGCTTCTGCAAACAAATAACGTACATGGTTAGCGACGAACTGGTAGTCACCCCGTTCTCCTTCACACCAGTCTTTTCACTTCACAGGAATATCTCTGAACCAGTCAAGATGGTAGAGTTGGGCATAGATAAAGAAGAG GTTCTTGATTTGCTTGATGCTGCTTTGTCTTCGAGCACAGCGCTGACAGATGCATTTTTTGATAGAGCTAATGCTGCGCTCGGTTAA